Proteins from a single region of Akkermansia muciniphila:
- a CDS encoding lactate utilization protein codes for MEETLSLQKCAERLERRGFRCFVVPGLKEAAGVMRGLVRELNPSSASYGDSMTLKATGILDDLRANPDIQFYDGFLPDMDREEKWEIRRRGMTADLFLTGINAVSMKGTLHWVDMVGNRVAPVAFGPRHVILLAGANKLVGTPEEARERIRRIAPLNAKRHEDFKTPCMYTGTCADCNSPDRLCNIHMSIVKCFPKGRITVILTEEAGGL; via the coding sequence ATGGAAGAAACCCTTTCCCTGCAAAAGTGCGCCGAACGCCTGGAACGGCGCGGATTCAGATGCTTTGTAGTTCCGGGCCTGAAGGAAGCCGCAGGCGTGATGCGCGGCCTGGTGCGGGAGCTCAACCCGTCATCCGCCTCCTACGGGGACTCCATGACCTTGAAGGCCACGGGAATTCTTGACGACCTGCGGGCCAATCCGGACATTCAATTTTACGACGGCTTTCTTCCGGACATGGACCGGGAGGAAAAATGGGAAATCCGCCGCCGCGGCATGACGGCGGACCTGTTCCTGACCGGCATCAACGCCGTCAGCATGAAGGGAACCCTGCACTGGGTGGACATGGTGGGCAACCGCGTGGCTCCCGTAGCCTTCGGCCCCCGGCACGTCATTCTGCTGGCCGGGGCCAACAAGCTGGTGGGCACGCCGGAAGAGGCGCGGGAACGCATCCGCCGCATCGCCCCGCTGAACGCCAAACGCCATGAAGACTTCAAGACGCCCTGCATGTACACGGGAACCTGTGCGGACTGCAACTCTCCGGACCGCCTGTGCAACATCCACATGTCCATCGTCAAATGCTTCCCCAAGGGAAGAATCACCGTCATCCTGACGGAAGAAGCCGGAGGACTCTGA
- a CDS encoding peptidase U32 family protein: protein MPVQSRIEIMAPAGSFESLAAALQGGADSVYFGVGKLNMRSRATANFSEEDLPEIVARCHEAGAKAYLTLNIIVYDEELEAVHALCAAARKAGVDAVIASDLAVIAHARSIGLEVHMSVQANVCNMASVRFYAQYADVVVLARELTLAQIRHIIESIRKEDVRGPSGELLRVEIFAHGALCVAVSGKCHMSLAAYNSSANRGACFQNCRRAYRVTDEETGNELVIDNKYVMSPRDLCTVPVLDQLLDAGVSVLKLEGRGRSSDYVRTVTSVYREAAQACLDGTFSAARAEAWMKRLESVFNRGFWQGGYYLGVKWGEWSGSANSRAALLKIHIAKVENFYKKNGVAALYLEAGGLSAGQTILIAGPTTGAVRVEVESMRRETAAGMEPVDAAQKGETVYLAVPEQVRRRDKVYLLRPRTLEDS from the coding sequence ATGCCCGTTCAATCCCGGATAGAAATCATGGCCCCGGCGGGGTCGTTTGAATCCCTGGCCGCTGCGTTGCAGGGCGGGGCGGACTCCGTCTACTTCGGCGTGGGGAAGCTGAACATGCGTTCCCGCGCCACGGCCAACTTTTCAGAAGAAGACCTGCCGGAAATCGTGGCCCGCTGCCATGAGGCGGGGGCTAAGGCCTACCTGACGCTGAACATCATCGTGTACGATGAAGAGCTGGAGGCGGTGCATGCCCTGTGCGCCGCCGCCCGGAAGGCCGGAGTGGACGCCGTCATCGCTTCCGACCTGGCGGTGATCGCCCATGCCCGCTCCATCGGGCTGGAAGTCCACATGTCCGTGCAGGCCAACGTCTGCAACATGGCCTCCGTCAGGTTCTACGCGCAATACGCGGATGTGGTGGTGCTGGCACGGGAACTCACCCTGGCGCAAATCCGGCACATCATTGAATCCATCCGGAAGGAGGACGTGAGGGGCCCCTCCGGGGAACTGCTCCGGGTGGAAATCTTTGCCCACGGGGCGCTGTGCGTGGCCGTTTCCGGCAAATGCCACATGAGCCTGGCGGCTTACAACTCTTCCGCCAACCGGGGCGCCTGCTTCCAGAACTGCCGCCGCGCCTACCGCGTGACGGATGAGGAAACGGGCAATGAACTGGTGATAGACAACAAATACGTGATGTCTCCCCGGGACCTGTGCACCGTTCCGGTGCTGGACCAGCTTCTGGACGCGGGCGTTTCCGTGCTGAAGCTGGAGGGGCGGGGCCGCTCCTCGGACTACGTCAGAACGGTCACCTCCGTTTACCGGGAGGCTGCCCAGGCATGCCTGGACGGCACCTTTTCCGCAGCCAGGGCGGAAGCGTGGATGAAACGGCTGGAATCCGTTTTCAACCGCGGATTCTGGCAGGGCGGATATTACCTGGGCGTGAAATGGGGGGAATGGAGCGGTTCCGCCAACAGCCGCGCCGCCCTGCTGAAAATCCATATAGCCAAGGTGGAAAACTTTTATAAGAAGAACGGGGTGGCGGCCCTTTACCTGGAAGCCGGCGGCTTGTCCGCGGGGCAGACCATCCTCATTGCAGGGCCCACCACGGGGGCCGTCCGCGTGGAAGTGGAATCCATGCGGCGGGAGACGGCGGCGGGCATGGAACCCGTGGACGCCGCGCAAAAAGGGGAGACCGTCTATCTGGCGGTTCCGGAACAGGTGCGTCGCCGGGACAAGGTGTACCTGCTGCGTCCCCGCACGCTGGAAGACTCCTGA